A window from Branchiostoma lanceolatum isolate klBraLanc5 chromosome 9, klBraLanc5.hap2, whole genome shotgun sequence encodes these proteins:
- the LOC136441985 gene encoding zinc finger protein 569-like, with the protein MATRAVSQLKQEDGGNGQERDSPYTHQCIECSKKFRYQADLKRHLRIHTGEKPYRCEECNKPFTTSGELKRHTRTHTGERPHRCKQCGKSFITSCNLRSHKLTHTGEKLYVCENCNKGFRCLAQLKSHMRTHTGEKPYKCEECSRQFTNLSDLRKHMRTHTGEKPYRCEECSRQFSRLFALKRHIQKTHTGEKPHVYSLIMENRAKEKSKKSGESSTHMDQQYGVDDWENCDKHNVEKKYTCEECNRHFNRPGNLKRHMKIHTGEKPHVCKVCNRQFSELNSLKMHIRTHTGEKPYQCAECNRKFRQQGGLMVHMRTHTGERPYRCEECSRQFSGLGNLKAHIRTHTGEKPYKCKECSMQFSLQGPLTVHMRTHTGERPYRCGECDKQFIAKTNLNSHMRTHTGEKPYMCDKCSKQFTVLSGLKIHVRTHICGRL; encoded by the exons ATGGCTACCAGAGCTGTATCTCAACTGAAGCAAGAAGATGGAGGGAATGGGCAAGAACGAGATTCTCCTTATACCCATCAGTGTATCGAGTGCAGCAAGAAGTTTCGTTACCAGGCTGATCTGAAGAGACACTTGCggattcacactggtgagaaaccgtaccgatgtgaggagtgcaacaagcCATTCACTACGTCTGGTGAGCTGAAGAGACACACgagaactcacactggtgagagaccacaCAGGTGTAAACAATGTGGCAAAAGCTTCATTACATCCTGTAACCTGAGGAGTCACAAGCTgactcacactggggaaaaACTGTACGTGTGTGAAAATTGCAACAAAGGCTTCAGATGTTTAGCCCAGCTGAAaagtcacatgcggactcacacaggggaaaaaccttacaagtgtgaggagtgcagtaggCAGTTTACTAACTTGAGCGATCTGAGGaaacacatgcgaactcacactggtgagaaaccctacagatgtgaggaatgcagcaggcagttcagtcgacTGTTTGCTCTTAAGAGACATATACAGAAgactcatactggtgagaaaccacaTGT CTATTCGCTCATCATGGAAAACAGAGCCAAAGAGAAGTCGAAAAAGTCGGGAGAATCTTCGACACACATGGATCAACAGTACGGAGTCGACGATTGGGAAAACTGTGACAAGCACAACGTAGAGAAAAAATACACATGTGAGGAGTGTAATAGGCACTTTAATAGGCCAGGCAATCTGAAGAGGCATATGAagattcacactggtgagaaaccgcaTGTGTGTAAGGTGTGCAACAGGCAGTTTAGTGAGCTGAATAGTCTAAAGATGCACATCCGGAcccacacgggtgagaaaccgtaccaaTGCGCCGAGTGCAATCGAAAGTTCCGTCAACAGGGAGGGCTGATGGtgcacatgcggactcacactggtgagaggcCCTaccggtgtgaggagtgtagcaggcaatTTTCTGGACTTGGTAATCTGAAGGCACATATAAGAACTCACACGGgggagaaaccgtacaagtgtaAAGAGTGCAGCATGCAGTTCAGTCTACAGGGTCCTCTGACGGtgcacatgcggactcacacaggggagagacCGTACAGGTGTGGCGAGTGTGACAAGCAGTTCATTGCAAAGACAAATCTAAAtagtcacatgcggactcacacaggtgaaaaaccgtacatgtgtgataagtgcagcaagcagtttacTGTGCTCTCCGGCTTGAAGATACACGTTCGGACTCACATTTGTGGGAGACTGTAG